The following are encoded together in the Ralstonia insidiosa genome:
- a CDS encoding PglL family O-oligosaccharyltransferase: MLRSRLPLLPAWVLLALCATAPYLVALHTYPLPTFYSEYVASGCWTALALVLLATTRFQLGNLPRIALAPALLILALFAQMAFAPPINPFFTIAATLCLLGAIVACVLGARCRDIPGAVDAIVLGFMLGGLLTFAIEIAQLLRITSLPLDVMTPDLSTGERRLWGNLNQPNHVASYLAIGIAGCMLLARKYRRWMIPLAIIAIAFEAGMVLTYSRTAWLHLAAIGLLAGWVIYTSEEGRYRALKAALPMVVLFVSFVLCSEVIAYANVTWHLDLPTSLGQRMEHGVSDRIPLWRHAWHMFVTHPWFGAGWGDYAWNQYTQTEIVGPVILSMNAHNIVLDTLAKAGVVGLLALVIPFAGFLYRVVKRQNTPERAFFLAIILILAAHSMLEYPLHYLFFLLPFAFALGYVDESPLRYPSVRMVSLLTGIFGVGVAALMVPLWGDYHAVERLSYNVDREKSADVYRARGGNIYAPYGQLAIASNWIVIKPMAHSLAELELQVIQFYPGAAPIQRYALSLAYLGKTDEAVTQVRRLHLQYVEDYPKWSAYLTESCAKNPPDLKVFCDRIRAEGLLVEKKSEVSEK, encoded by the coding sequence ATGCTTCGATCTCGCCTTCCATTGCTGCCCGCGTGGGTGTTGCTTGCATTGTGTGCAACCGCCCCCTATCTGGTCGCGTTGCATACCTATCCGCTGCCGACCTTCTACAGCGAGTACGTGGCCAGCGGCTGCTGGACCGCGCTCGCACTGGTGTTGCTGGCCACAACGCGGTTTCAGCTGGGCAATTTGCCGCGCATTGCACTTGCACCAGCGTTGTTGATTCTGGCGCTTTTTGCGCAGATGGCATTTGCACCGCCGATCAACCCGTTCTTCACCATCGCTGCGACGCTTTGTTTGTTGGGAGCAATCGTCGCCTGTGTTTTGGGAGCACGTTGCCGCGACATTCCCGGAGCTGTCGACGCCATCGTGCTCGGGTTCATGCTTGGCGGTTTGCTGACGTTTGCCATCGAAATTGCTCAGTTACTTCGTATTACCAGTTTGCCGCTCGATGTCATGACGCCTGACTTGTCGACGGGCGAGCGGCGCCTCTGGGGCAACCTCAACCAGCCCAATCATGTGGCCTCCTATCTCGCGATTGGGATCGCGGGATGCATGCTGCTGGCGCGCAAGTATCGCCGGTGGATGATCCCGCTGGCGATCATCGCGATTGCCTTTGAGGCGGGGATGGTGCTGACGTATTCCCGCACGGCATGGCTGCATTTGGCCGCCATAGGGTTGCTTGCGGGCTGGGTGATCTACACCTCTGAAGAGGGGCGATATCGCGCATTGAAGGCTGCCTTGCCGATGGTTGTGCTTTTCGTTTCCTTCGTGCTTTGCAGTGAAGTCATTGCGTACGCCAACGTTACGTGGCATCTCGACCTCCCGACCTCCTTGGGCCAGCGCATGGAGCACGGCGTATCGGACCGTATTCCGCTCTGGCGGCACGCGTGGCACATGTTTGTCACGCACCCGTGGTTCGGTGCGGGTTGGGGAGACTACGCTTGGAACCAGTACACCCAGACGGAAATCGTTGGGCCGGTCATTCTTTCGATGAATGCCCATAACATTGTTCTCGACACCCTCGCAAAAGCCGGTGTCGTGGGGCTGCTTGCCCTTGTCATCCCCTTTGCTGGCTTCCTCTATCGAGTCGTCAAGCGACAGAACACGCCGGAGCGCGCGTTTTTTCTTGCGATTATTCTGATCCTGGCAGCGCACTCAATGCTTGAGTACCCACTTCACTATCTGTTCTTCCTTCTGCCGTTTGCCTTTGCGCTGGGCTATGTTGATGAGTCGCCCCTTCGCTACCCCTCGGTGCGGATGGTGTCGCTCCTGACAGGCATTTTCGGCGTTGGCGTCGCGGCATTGATGGTCCCCTTGTGGGGGGACTATCATGCCGTCGAGCGATTGAGCTACAACGTGGACCGAGAGAAGAGTGCCGACGTTTATCGCGCGCGCGGCGGGAACATCTACGCGCCCTATGGACAGCTCGCGATCGCGTCGAACTGGATTGTCATCAAGCCGATGGCACATTCGTTAGCCGAGCTCGAGCTTCAGGTGATCCAGTTCTACCCAGGCGCTGCGCCGATCCAACGCTATGCGCTCTCTCTTGCCTACCTTGGCAAGACTGACGAGGCGGTGACGCAGGTTCGCCGACTCCATCTGCAGTATGTCGAAGATTATCCAAAATGGTCTGCCTATCTCACCGAGTCCTGCGCCAAGAACCCACCGGATCTCAAAGTCTTTTGTGATCGCATTAGGGCTGAGGGGCTTCTGGTTGAAAAGAAATCAGAGGTTTCTGAGAAGTAG
- a CDS encoding pilin: protein MKYRMARHREAGFTLIELMIVVAIVGVLAAIAVPAYQDYIARSRVTEGLTLASAAKALVSENAIAGVALDQGYASDTKATKSVEARGIAIDASTGEITIAYASNVAPNGQNTVVLKPTANDAPLGGESRPVGPIRWDCYAKDAKVRAGSVSLVGSPTLAANLAPSECR, encoded by the coding sequence ATGAAGTATCGGATGGCTAGGCATCGCGAAGCAGGTTTCACACTGATTGAGCTCATGATTGTCGTTGCCATCGTTGGCGTTCTGGCCGCGATCGCTGTACCTGCCTATCAGGACTACATTGCACGTTCCCGTGTTACGGAGGGGCTGACATTGGCCTCGGCCGCCAAGGCGTTGGTTTCTGAGAATGCCATTGCCGGTGTGGCGCTAGACCAGGGCTATGCCTCTGATACCAAAGCGACAAAGAGCGTTGAGGCAAGAGGTATTGCCATTGATGCATCAACAGGTGAAATTACGATCGCCTATGCGAGTAACGTCGCCCCGAATGGTCAAAATACCGTGGTTCTCAAGCCAACGGCAAATGATGCTCCATTGGGTGGTGAGAGCCGGCCTGTAGGCCCCATCCGTTGGGATTGTTATGCAAAAGATGCCAAAGTTCGCGCAGGCTCTGTTTCGTTGGTCGGCTCTCCAACACTTGCAGCGAATCTCGCTCCCTCAGAGTGCCGCTGA
- the moaC gene encoding cyclic pyranopterin monophosphate synthase MoaC, translated as MSQLTHFDSAGQAHMVDVGDKAVTHRVAVATGTIRMLPDTFALVRDGTAKKGDVLGIARIAAIQGSKRTSDLIPLCHPLALTKVAVEFELDEAAHTVRCTVRAETRGQTGVEMEALTAVQVGLLTIYDMCKAVDRGMVIGDVRLMEKHGGKSGDWVAK; from the coding sequence ATGTCGCAACTCACCCACTTCGATTCCGCCGGACAAGCCCATATGGTTGACGTCGGCGACAAGGCTGTCACGCACCGCGTGGCGGTGGCTACCGGCACGATCCGCATGCTGCCCGATACCTTTGCGCTGGTGCGCGACGGCACGGCCAAGAAAGGCGACGTGCTGGGGATTGCGCGCATTGCGGCGATTCAGGGGTCGAAACGGACGTCTGACCTGATTCCGCTGTGTCATCCGTTGGCGTTGACCAAGGTGGCGGTTGAGTTTGAGTTGGATGAAGCGGCTCACACTGTCCGTTGCACCGTCCGCGCGGAGACGCGTGGGCAGACTGGCGTGGAGATGGAAGCGCTAACCGCCGTGCAGGTGGGGCTGCTTACCATCTATGACATGTGCAAGGCCGTGGATCGGGGGATGGTGATTGGGGATGTGCGGTTGATGGAGAAGCACGGGGGGAAGTCGGGGGATTGGGTGGCGAAGTAG
- a CDS encoding beta-barrel assembly-enhancing protease → MTHFLSRPRARKLTAVVLLSTWLGPLPLPVLAQVPASAPAASANLGLGSAAQADQVQSNLNRSVQIGRQSPYLQKDPTVIDAPTYELPDMGDPSTAALSPDMERRLGDRVMREIRRDPDYVSDPLLGDYLNTIGFKLIEAARRQHVAGSTSSSSFELFAVRDPAINAFALPGGYIGVNTGTLVATESESELASVLGHEIGHVLQRHIARGIDKSGESMWIALASLLLAGLAATKSGDAAQALAIGGQAAAVSNQLSFSRSAEREADRVGFTLLTGAGYDPEGMPDFFRRMQRVTNIADTGVVPGYARTHPLTGERIADMADRARGLPHPRQPRRPEFGFAKARARVLQETSTSSYIDVRNAMQSQLSSAPDAPVEKRAALWYGIAVANQMAGRLEEAEQALLEARRLYGNIPGITSGSVDLDVTAIELARARNRMPEALTLARAALVAYPLSRAVGQTYAQTLLAAGRIDDVIPYLKDKTREDTAQSIWWDMLARAYADKGKRLEQHRALAEKYARDGAWGSAVEQLKLAREAGDADFYTLSEVDARLHQMERQYKEEKAEDKALPK, encoded by the coding sequence ATGACGCATTTCCTCTCCCGGCCGCGCGCACGCAAGCTGACGGCCGTTGTGTTGTTGTCGACGTGGCTGGGGCCATTGCCTCTGCCTGTGCTGGCGCAGGTGCCGGCTTCTGCGCCGGCGGCTTCGGCCAATCTGGGGCTCGGTTCCGCTGCCCAGGCAGACCAGGTGCAGAGCAACCTGAACCGCAGCGTGCAGATTGGCCGCCAGTCGCCGTATCTGCAGAAAGACCCGACCGTCATTGACGCGCCAACGTACGAGTTGCCCGACATGGGCGATCCGTCCACAGCGGCGCTGTCGCCGGACATGGAGCGCCGGTTGGGCGACCGTGTGATGCGGGAGATCCGCCGTGATCCGGATTACGTGTCCGATCCGCTGCTTGGCGATTACCTGAACACCATCGGCTTCAAGCTGATTGAGGCGGCGCGCCGGCAGCACGTGGCGGGCAGCACGTCGTCGTCGAGCTTCGAGCTGTTCGCGGTGCGGGACCCGGCCATCAATGCGTTTGCGCTGCCGGGTGGCTATATCGGCGTGAACACCGGCACGTTGGTGGCCACCGAGAGCGAGTCGGAGCTGGCTTCCGTGCTCGGCCACGAAATCGGCCACGTGCTGCAGCGGCATATCGCGCGCGGCATCGACAAGTCGGGCGAGTCGATGTGGATTGCGTTGGCGTCGCTCCTGCTGGCGGGCCTGGCGGCCACCAAGAGTGGCGATGCTGCGCAGGCGCTGGCCATCGGCGGGCAGGCGGCAGCGGTGTCGAACCAGCTTTCGTTCTCGCGCAGTGCCGAGCGTGAGGCGGATCGTGTCGGCTTTACGCTGCTCACCGGCGCCGGTTATGACCCGGAGGGCATGCCGGACTTCTTTCGCCGTATGCAGCGGGTCACCAACATTGCGGATACCGGTGTGGTTCCCGGTTATGCGCGCACGCACCCGCTGACCGGTGAGCGCATCGCCGACATGGCAGACCGCGCGCGTGGCCTGCCGCACCCGCGCCAACCGCGCCGGCCGGAGTTCGGTTTCGCCAAGGCGCGTGCGCGTGTGCTGCAGGAAACGTCGACCAGCTCCTACATCGATGTGCGCAATGCCATGCAGTCGCAGTTGTCTTCGGCACCGGATGCGCCAGTCGAGAAGCGCGCTGCGCTGTGGTACGGCATTGCGGTGGCCAACCAGATGGCGGGCCGGCTGGAGGAGGCCGAGCAAGCGCTGCTGGAGGCGCGTCGCCTGTACGGCAACATCCCCGGCATCACGTCAGGCAGCGTTGATCTGGACGTGACGGCCATCGAGTTGGCGCGTGCCCGCAACCGCATGCCTGAGGCGCTGACCTTGGCGCGCGCGGCACTTGTCGCGTATCCGCTATCGCGCGCAGTTGGCCAGACCTATGCGCAGACGCTGCTGGCAGCCGGCCGGATTGATGACGTCATTCCGTATCTGAAGGACAAGACCCGCGAAGACACCGCGCAATCGATCTGGTGGGACATGCTCGCGCGTGCCTATGCCGATAAGGGCAAGCGCCTGGAGCAGCACCGCGCGCTGGCCGAGAAGTACGCGCGTGACGGTGCGTGGGGCTCAGCAGTCGAGCAACTCAAGCTGGCGCGTGAAGCGGGCGATGCGGATTTCTACACGCTGTCCGAAGTCGATGCGCGATTGCATCAGATGGAGCGGCAGTACAAGGAAGAGAAGGCCGAGGATAAGGCGCTGCCGAAGTAG
- a CDS encoding DUF2946 family protein — translation MDDIVRQAMAKWPNVPNCFGWLALDRRGQWRMRNEFAQANKLSGDPIRHPSLIDFIVRNYAHDDAGQWFFQNGPQRVFVELDYTPWIVRLVADGAVPSFTTTTGAAFAPTGCFADEQGNVLLSGRVAGWDAEDTIAVLHDHDLEPFSSLAQWHGQACGAALGTLTIDSRTFDIEPIRRAEVARRYGFVSHPAP, via the coding sequence ATGGATGACATCGTCCGCCAGGCGATGGCCAAGTGGCCAAACGTGCCGAACTGTTTCGGCTGGCTGGCGCTGGACCGACGGGGCCAATGGCGCATGCGCAACGAGTTTGCACAGGCCAACAAGCTCTCAGGCGACCCGATACGCCACCCATCGCTCATCGATTTCATCGTCCGCAACTATGCGCACGATGATGCGGGGCAGTGGTTCTTTCAGAACGGGCCGCAACGCGTGTTTGTGGAACTGGACTACACGCCGTGGATTGTCCGGCTGGTGGCGGATGGCGCAGTCCCTAGCTTCACCACCACAACAGGCGCGGCCTTCGCGCCCACCGGCTGTTTTGCCGATGAACAAGGCAACGTGCTGCTGTCTGGCCGCGTGGCGGGGTGGGATGCAGAAGACACCATCGCCGTGCTGCACGACCACGACCTGGAGCCGTTCTCGTCGCTCGCGCAATGGCATGGACAGGCGTGCGGCGCCGCACTCGGCACACTCACCATCGACAGTCGCACGTTCGACATCGAGCCGATTCGTCGCGCAGAAGTCGCACGGCGCTATGGATTCGTGTCGCATCCCGCACCGTAG
- a CDS encoding YheT family hydrolase codes for MNRPLRQAAPVELNLGAMLAGPFEPHAFRSPWWLIGGNAQTIVPARLWRFPRITYRRERWDTPDQDFIDLDWTTHDTDAHAPLVVMFHGLEGDSRSHYARLLMDALRARRWPGVIPHFRGCSGEMNRAPRMYHCGDGAEIAWILERIYRTVCEPQGRKLLAVGISLGGNALLRYLGEHGTGARHLSAAATVSAPLDMRAGGAALSRGFNMVYTRMFLRTLKEKASAKLDQHPGLYDRAAMLASRNLSEFDNLVTAPLHGYRDVLDYWTRASSKPILRDVRVPALVLNARNDPFLPGQHLPGPADVSPDVVLDQPQHGGHVGFLLRHDGGQRHMTGRIDWMPARVLHFFDDVLGRQPQAGGLDSHG; via the coding sequence ATGAATCGCCCGCTCCGCCAAGCTGCCCCCGTTGAACTGAACCTCGGCGCCATGCTGGCGGGGCCGTTCGAGCCGCACGCGTTCCGCTCGCCGTGGTGGCTGATCGGCGGCAATGCGCAGACGATTGTGCCGGCGCGCCTCTGGCGCTTTCCGCGCATCACCTACCGGCGCGAGCGCTGGGACACACCCGACCAGGACTTCATCGACCTCGACTGGACGACGCATGACACCGATGCCCACGCGCCGCTCGTCGTCATGTTCCACGGCCTGGAGGGTGATTCGCGCAGCCACTACGCGCGCCTGCTCATGGATGCGCTGCGCGCGCGCCGCTGGCCCGGCGTGATCCCGCACTTCCGTGGCTGCTCGGGCGAGATGAACCGCGCACCCCGCATGTACCACTGCGGCGACGGTGCTGAAATCGCATGGATTCTTGAGCGGATCTACCGGACGGTCTGCGAGCCCCAGGGCCGCAAGTTGCTGGCCGTGGGCATCTCGCTGGGCGGCAATGCGCTGCTGCGCTACCTGGGTGAGCACGGCACCGGCGCGCGGCACCTGAGCGCCGCCGCAACGGTCTCCGCCCCTCTGGACATGCGTGCTGGTGGCGCGGCGCTGTCGCGTGGCTTCAACATGGTGTACACGCGCATGTTCCTGCGCACGCTCAAGGAAAAAGCCAGCGCGAAGCTCGACCAGCACCCTGGTCTGTACGACCGGGCTGCCATGCTGGCCTCGCGCAACCTGAGCGAATTCGACAACCTCGTCACCGCGCCACTGCACGGCTATCGCGACGTGCTCGACTACTGGACGCGTGCGTCGTCCAAGCCGATCCTGCGCGATGTGCGCGTGCCGGCGCTGGTGCTCAACGCGCGCAACGATCCGTTCCTGCCGGGTCAGCACCTGCCCGGCCCCGCCGACGTCTCACCCGACGTCGTGCTCGACCAGCCGCAACATGGCGGCCACGTCGGCTTCCTGCTGCGCCACGACGGCGGCCAGCGCCATATGACCGGCCGCATCGACTGGATGCCCGCACGCGTGCTGCATTTCTTTGATGACGTGCTCGGTCGCCAGCCGCAGGCCGGGGGCTTGGATTCCCATGGATGA
- a CDS encoding YybH family protein has product MPRFARLFEAAEDILEAYRDALKRRDADGALRLWLDEDSVSFILPDGQRLHGHEQLRGCLDALVEKNPVWIECLSQQVHSSLGVSIFESTEALRFSATATEADLYVHTTYVLMQNHEGWRIAHVHSSQAAEERVAASISSATHSLH; this is encoded by the coding sequence ATGCCACGATTTGCCCGCCTGTTCGAAGCCGCCGAGGACATCCTCGAAGCCTATCGCGATGCGCTCAAGCGCCGCGATGCCGATGGCGCGCTCCGGCTGTGGCTAGACGAGGATTCCGTCAGCTTCATCCTGCCCGACGGCCAGCGCCTGCACGGCCACGAGCAACTGCGTGGCTGCCTGGATGCGCTGGTCGAGAAGAACCCTGTCTGGATCGAATGCCTCAGCCAGCAGGTGCACTCCTCGCTGGGCGTGTCGATTTTCGAATCGACGGAAGCGCTGCGCTTCTCGGCCACCGCCACCGAAGCGGATCTGTACGTGCACACGACCTACGTGCTGATGCAGAACCACGAAGGCTGGCGCATCGCCCACGTGCATTCCAGCCAGGCGGCGGAAGAACGTGTGGCCGCCTCCATCTCCAGCGCCACGCACTCCCTGCACTGA
- the waaF gene encoding lipopolysaccharide heptosyltransferase II, whose protein sequence is MMRKILVVAPNWIGDALMAQPLFAQIKARHPRAQIHAIAPKWVAPVLARMPEIARVLPTDLAHGKLQLGSRTMFAQQLKNETFDAAYVLPNSFKSALIPWLAGIPLRIGYKGESRLGVLNVRYPNPPKNARPPMVQHYAALAFKPGAKLPDALPDPKLNVDVQRVAATSAKFDIPGNARLVAFCPGAEYGPAKRWPAEHFAELAQMLRRSFPYAQIVALGSGKDREMANAIVERAPFVRNLCGETSLDEAIELLARSEAAICNDSGLMHVTAALGRPQVAVFGSSDPRHTPPLSPAASIMWLHLECSPCFARECPLGHLRCLRDIGPEMVFHELRRLLQPA, encoded by the coding sequence ATGATGCGCAAAATCCTCGTCGTCGCTCCGAACTGGATCGGTGATGCACTGATGGCGCAGCCGCTGTTTGCGCAGATCAAGGCGCGGCATCCGCGCGCGCAGATCCACGCCATCGCGCCCAAGTGGGTGGCGCCGGTGCTCGCGCGCATGCCCGAGATTGCCCGCGTGCTGCCGACCGACCTCGCGCACGGCAAGCTGCAACTCGGCAGCCGCACGATGTTCGCCCAGCAACTCAAGAACGAGACGTTCGATGCGGCCTACGTGTTGCCGAACTCGTTCAAGAGCGCGCTGATCCCTTGGCTGGCCGGCATTCCGCTGCGCATCGGTTACAAGGGCGAATCGCGCCTGGGCGTGCTGAACGTGCGCTACCCGAATCCGCCCAAGAACGCGCGTCCGCCGATGGTGCAGCACTACGCGGCGCTGGCCTTCAAACCCGGCGCCAAACTGCCCGACGCCCTGCCCGACCCGAAGCTGAACGTTGATGTGCAGCGCGTGGCCGCCACCTCGGCCAAGTTCGACATTCCCGGCAATGCGCGCCTGGTCGCCTTCTGCCCCGGCGCCGAATACGGCCCCGCCAAGCGCTGGCCCGCCGAGCACTTTGCCGAGCTTGCGCAGATGCTGCGCCGCTCGTTCCCGTATGCGCAAATCGTCGCGCTCGGTTCGGGCAAGGACCGTGAGATGGCCAACGCCATCGTCGAGCGCGCGCCGTTCGTACGCAACCTGTGCGGTGAGACCTCGCTGGATGAGGCCATCGAACTGCTCGCCCGATCCGAAGCCGCCATCTGCAACGACTCGGGCCTGATGCACGTGACCGCAGCCCTGGGGCGCCCGCAGGTGGCCGTGTTCGGCTCCAGCGATCCGCGCCATACGCCGCCCCTGTCGCCCGCTGCGAGTATCATGTGGCTCCATCTGGAGTGCAGTCCGTGCTTTGCGCGCGAATGCCCGCTGGGCCACTTGCGCTGCCTGCGCGACATCGGCCCCGAGATGGTGTTTCATGAGTTGCGCCGGCTGTTGCAGCCGGCATAG
- a CDS encoding zinc-finger domain-containing protein, giving the protein MTTQTAPTIEIGADDLPLHCPTAKTPAWNYHPRVFLDIADTGEVKCPYCGTVYKLAPGVELKGHH; this is encoded by the coding sequence ATGACCACGCAAACCGCACCCACCATCGAAATCGGCGCAGACGACCTGCCGCTGCACTGCCCGACCGCCAAGACTCCGGCCTGGAACTACCACCCGCGCGTGTTCCTCGACATCGCCGACACCGGCGAGGTCAAGTGCCCGTATTGCGGCACCGTCTACAAGCTGGCTCCCGGCGTTGAACTGAAGGGCCACCATTGA
- a CDS encoding AzlC family ABC transporter permease: MALVRWGAALQRRWQAIDPAERAGFFTGIRAYAPSLPPVFTWGVVTGVAMSKSVLTIPQAIGMSIFVYAGSSQLAVLPLLAAGLPIWTVLLTAFIVNVRFIIFSAGLAQHFGHLPFVRRVVLGVFNGDLPFVLFTQKYPSAAPEAGKEGYYWGMVLLSFVAWQVSSILGIVAASLFPDAWGLALAGTLALIPVMVSTIRSRATLMAVAVAAVLALLAFKLPYRLSLVIAVTGAMAAGLAADEAAARLQWQRRRTAQAAPKEDEA, encoded by the coding sequence ATGGCACTAGTCCGCTGGGGCGCTGCGCTGCAACGCCGCTGGCAGGCCATCGATCCTGCCGAGCGGGCCGGTTTCTTCACCGGCATCCGCGCCTACGCACCGTCGCTGCCGCCGGTGTTCACCTGGGGCGTGGTGACCGGCGTGGCGATGAGCAAGTCGGTGCTGACCATTCCGCAGGCGATCGGCATGTCGATCTTTGTCTATGCGGGGTCGTCGCAACTGGCCGTGCTGCCGCTGCTGGCTGCGGGGCTGCCGATCTGGACGGTGCTGCTGACGGCGTTCATCGTCAACGTGCGCTTCATCATCTTCAGCGCGGGGCTCGCGCAGCATTTCGGGCATCTGCCGTTTGTGCGGCGGGTGGTGCTGGGCGTGTTCAACGGCGATCTGCCGTTTGTGCTGTTCACCCAGAAATATCCCTCCGCGGCGCCGGAGGCGGGCAAGGAAGGGTACTACTGGGGCATGGTCCTGCTGAGCTTCGTGGCCTGGCAGGTGTCGTCCATCCTGGGCATCGTCGCGGCGAGCCTGTTTCCTGATGCGTGGGGCCTGGCGCTGGCCGGGACGCTCGCACTGATTCCTGTCATGGTGTCGACCATTCGTAGCCGGGCCACCCTCATGGCGGTGGCTGTGGCGGCGGTGCTGGCGCTGCTTGCCTTCAAGCTGCCGTATCGATTGAGCCTGGTGATTGCCGTCACCGGCGCCATGGCTGCAGGCCTGGCCGCCGATGAGGCCGCCGCGCGCCTGCAATGGCAGCGCCGCCGCACGGCGCAGGCCGCACCCAAGGAAGACGAAGCATGA
- a CDS encoding AzlD domain-containing protein → MSALEIWLVIAGMTVVTIVTRSLFLIVGDKVALPTRLQHALRFAPAAALIAIVLPDLLWNQGHFDVTWTNPRLMAGVAATAFYVATRRMLGMIFVGMGVFTVLRLWG, encoded by the coding sequence ATGAGCGCGCTGGAGATCTGGCTGGTCATAGCCGGTATGACGGTGGTGACGATTGTCACGCGCTCGCTGTTCCTGATCGTGGGCGACAAGGTTGCGTTGCCGACGCGTCTGCAGCACGCACTGCGCTTTGCACCGGCCGCAGCGCTCATCGCCATCGTGCTGCCCGACCTGCTCTGGAATCAGGGTCACTTCGATGTGACCTGGACCAACCCGCGCCTGATGGCTGGCGTTGCGGCCACCGCGTTCTACGTGGCGACGCGGCGCATGCTGGGCATGATTTTCGTCGGCATGGGGGTGTTCACTGTGCTGCGCCTCTGGGGATGA
- the rarD gene encoding EamA family transporter RarD, whose protein sequence is MTVSGSVSTRNGVIFAFLAYTMWGLFPLYFKLLKAVSPVEILSHRVIWSLAVMVVILLVKRHWAWLWALRTQPRVVGRYAASTALLAANWLTYIWAVNHDHVLDASLGYFINPLVVVMLAALVLGERLRPVQWVSVALAAAGVAWLTWQAGTLPWIALALAFSFGFYGLLRKTSPLGALEGLTLETLLLFPLALAYLGWLAAQQQNAFLAASPGMQLLLALAGPLTALPLLLFGAGARRIPLSLLGLLQYVSPTLQLLLGVWLYNEPFAGPKVAGYVLIWAGLAVYSAESWMRLRRRTPLPA, encoded by the coding sequence ATGACTGTGTCGGGCTCTGTTTCCACGCGCAACGGCGTGATCTTCGCGTTTCTGGCCTACACGATGTGGGGCCTGTTTCCGCTGTACTTCAAGCTGCTTAAGGCCGTGTCGCCGGTGGAGATCCTGTCGCACCGGGTGATCTGGTCACTGGCGGTGATGGTGGTGATCCTGCTCGTCAAGCGCCACTGGGCGTGGTTGTGGGCGCTGCGCACGCAGCCGCGCGTGGTGGGGCGCTACGCGGCCAGCACCGCACTGCTGGCGGCCAACTGGCTGACCTACATCTGGGCGGTGAATCATGACCATGTGCTCGACGCGAGCCTGGGCTACTTCATCAATCCGCTGGTGGTGGTGATGCTGGCCGCGCTGGTGCTGGGCGAACGGCTGCGGCCAGTGCAGTGGGTATCGGTGGCGCTGGCTGCGGCCGGCGTGGCGTGGCTGACCTGGCAGGCCGGCACGCTGCCGTGGATTGCGCTGGCGCTGGCGTTTTCGTTCGGCTTCTATGGCCTGCTGCGCAAGACTTCGCCGCTGGGTGCGCTGGAGGGGCTGACGCTGGAGACGCTGCTGCTGTTTCCGCTGGCGCTGGCCTATCTGGGCTGGCTGGCCGCGCAGCAGCAGAACGCTTTCCTGGCCGCGTCGCCCGGCATGCAGTTGCTGCTGGCGCTGGCCGGCCCGCTGACGGCGTTGCCGCTGCTGCTGTTCGGCGCCGGGGCGCGGCGCATTCCGCTTTCGCTGCTGGGGCTGTTGCAGTACGTGAGCCCCACGCTGCAGTTGCTGCTGGGCGTGTGGCTCTATAACGAGCCATTTGCCGGGCCGAAGGTGGCGGGCTATGTGCTGATCTGGGCGGGTCTTGCGGTGTATTCGGCCGAAAGCTGGATGCGGCTGCGCCGCCGCACGCCGCTGCCGGCTTAG